One genomic region from Shewanella aestuarii encodes:
- the coaD gene encoding pantetheine-phosphate adenylyltransferase → MHRRAIYPGTFDPVTNGHADLIERAARLFRHVVIGIASNPSKQPMFTLQERVAQVKLVTAHLDNVEVVGFTGLLVDFAEEQKASVLVRGLRAVSDFEYEFQLANMNRRLSPNLESVFLTPAEENSFISSTLVKEVALHGGDVSQFVHSDVAKALESKIGQTKLQQQGK, encoded by the coding sequence ATGCATAGACGCGCAATTTACCCTGGTACTTTTGATCCTGTCACCAATGGTCATGCTGACTTAATCGAGCGTGCAGCGAGGTTATTTCGGCATGTAGTTATTGGTATTGCATCGAACCCTTCGAAGCAACCTATGTTCACTCTACAGGAGCGTGTCGCACAGGTTAAGCTCGTGACCGCGCATTTAGACAATGTTGAAGTCGTCGGCTTTACTGGTTTGTTAGTGGATTTTGCTGAGGAACAAAAGGCGAGCGTGTTAGTTCGCGGGCTCAGAGCGGTTTCTGATTTTGAGTATGAATTTCAGCTGGCGAATATGAATCGACGCTTAAGCCCTAATTTAGAGAGCGTATTTTTAACACCTGCAGAAGAAAACTCATTTATTTCATCGACATTAGTGAAAGAAGTTGCTTTACATGGTGGTGATGTCTCTCAATTTGTTCACTCTGATGTTGCTAAAGCTTTAGAGAGCAAAATTGGACAAACAAAGTTACAGCAACAGGGTAAATAA
- a CDS encoding glycosyltransferase family 25 protein, with the protein MNFKVFVINLDKSLERMAFMQKQLEQFNIEFERVSAVYGKELTETEICDVFDESTNLDKYDKVLNVGEIGCYLSHVKCWNAVVDQQLDFALILEDDSTLNPNLLSLINSISRLSVKWDYIKLCHGSKQKKVIDTIALDDFFSLSTCLKLPSSTRGQFVSLSGAKKLLATSIPIARPVDIDIQFWFEKGLSCFVVRPFPVQEAAFKSEICNLGNRKTTKKHPIKRIWQKLCFEIKVRVNRSKLPKLPPQL; encoded by the coding sequence ATGAATTTCAAAGTGTTTGTTATAAATCTTGATAAAAGCTTGGAAAGAATGGCTTTTATGCAAAAACAGCTTGAGCAATTTAATATTGAATTTGAGCGAGTGTCTGCAGTATACGGTAAAGAGCTAACTGAAACCGAAATCTGTGATGTATTTGATGAGTCAACTAATTTGGACAAGTACGACAAAGTCCTTAATGTTGGTGAAATTGGTTGCTATTTGAGTCATGTCAAATGTTGGAATGCAGTGGTTGATCAGCAATTGGATTTCGCACTTATTTTAGAAGATGACTCTACTTTAAATCCAAATTTATTATCATTAATCAATAGTATTAGTCGTTTATCCGTAAAATGGGATTATATTAAGTTATGCCATGGCAGTAAGCAAAAAAAGGTTATTGATACTATAGCACTTGACGATTTTTTCTCATTATCAACATGTTTAAAGCTACCTTCTTCTACACGAGGTCAATTTGTGTCTTTGTCAGGAGCTAAAAAGTTACTTGCAACATCAATTCCTATTGCAAGGCCCGTTGATATTGATATTCAATTTTGGTTTGAGAAAGGGTTAAGCTGCTTTGTTGTCAGGCCATTCCCTGTTCAAGAGGCTGCTTTCAAAAGTGAAATATGTAACTTAGGTAACCGGAAAACTACAAAAAAGCACCCAATAAAACGTATTTGGCAAAAGTTATGTTTTGAGATAAAGGTGAGAGTAAATAGAAGTAAATTACCTAAACTACCACCTCAACTTTAG
- a CDS encoding HIT family protein, with protein sequence MSQATLVKFDYPNSLVKSYQYWHVLLRPAQPTLGSLILICKENVEQYSAISAGAAAEQMQVVADIERVLKERFNYSKINYLMLMMIDPAVHFHVIPRYESGVNFNDFEYLDNQWPTPPSLQDELQLSESVRAQLLQLLRDDFGA encoded by the coding sequence ATGTCACAAGCGACCTTAGTTAAGTTCGATTACCCCAATAGTTTAGTAAAATCCTACCAATATTGGCATGTGTTATTACGTCCAGCTCAGCCCACTTTGGGGTCGTTAATACTTATTTGCAAAGAAAATGTTGAACAGTATTCCGCAATATCTGCTGGCGCTGCTGCTGAGCAAATGCAGGTGGTTGCCGACATTGAACGAGTATTAAAAGAGCGATTTAACTACAGCAAGATTAATTATTTAATGTTAATGATGATTGACCCAGCGGTTCATTTTCATGTTATTCCAAGGTATGAGTCAGGGGTTAACTTTAATGACTTTGAATATCTTGATAACCAGTGGCCAACGCCCCCAAGTTTGCAAGATGAATTGCAGCTAAGTGAATCTGTTCGTGCGCAGTTATTACAATTATTACGAGATGACTTTGGTGCATAG
- a CDS encoding CDP-glycerol glycerophosphotransferase family protein has translation MRIVFDTVNVYYLPQYSPIIKLLKQRGHHVSVVCHRNRNDEAAFKDTISNLDVECIWVEDENEAKETYLSLKPDWIFFGNKFDHLDAIHKYSKTAQLGHGVGPKPSYYHKSITPMTVRFIEGGLRLEKIKQYYPNDNFIQVGFSKLDPMFNQQELGFDLEKLGLDSTKQTILYAPTFTPSSLERFPDDWPEDFANYNILIKPHSLTQVRAQYKKQRDKLEKWSKFNNVYVATTQDISLLPFMKNADILLSEASSTLFEFAALDKPVIVCNFFKLKWSYRGIFHFRFKQRFGKDNVLYNEIGKHVQSYKELISAIPQQLAAPEEYQARRLQYTNDHVGPTDGLASLRIVEYIETH, from the coding sequence ATGCGAATCGTTTTTGATACGGTGAATGTATATTATTTACCGCAATACTCGCCGATTATTAAGCTCCTCAAACAAAGAGGGCACCATGTGTCTGTTGTTTGCCATCGCAATAGAAATGATGAAGCCGCCTTCAAGGATACCATTTCTAACTTAGATGTTGAGTGCATATGGGTTGAAGATGAAAATGAAGCGAAAGAAACCTATTTATCTTTAAAGCCTGATTGGATTTTCTTTGGCAACAAGTTTGATCATTTAGATGCGATTCATAAATATTCTAAAACCGCACAGTTAGGTCATGGTGTCGGCCCTAAACCGAGCTACTATCATAAGTCGATTACACCCATGACGGTTCGGTTTATTGAAGGTGGTTTACGCCTTGAAAAAATTAAACAATATTATCCAAACGATAATTTTATCCAAGTGGGCTTTTCCAAACTTGACCCTATGTTTAATCAGCAAGAATTAGGATTTGATCTTGAAAAACTGGGGCTTGATTCAACCAAACAAACCATTTTATACGCGCCAACTTTTACGCCAAGCTCGCTTGAACGCTTTCCAGATGACTGGCCAGAAGATTTTGCCAATTACAATATATTAATAAAGCCTCACTCATTAACTCAGGTTAGGGCTCAATATAAAAAGCAAAGAGACAAGCTCGAGAAATGGTCAAAGTTCAATAATGTCTACGTTGCAACAACGCAAGATATTTCATTATTACCTTTTATGAAAAATGCTGATATTTTGCTGAGCGAAGCCTCAAGCACATTATTTGAATTTGCTGCATTAGATAAACCTGTGATTGTTTGTAATTTTTTCAAACTAAAGTGGTCATATCGCGGGATTTTCCATTTCAGGTTTAAGCAACGTTTTGGTAAAGATAATGTACTTTATAACGAAATAGGCAAACACGTTCAAAGTTATAAAGAGCTGATTTCTGCCATTCCACAACAGCTCGCAGCACCCGAAGAATATCAAGCAAGACGCTTACAATACACCAATGACCATGTTGGACCCACTGATGGGCTAGCATCATTAAGAATTGTTGAATACATAGAAACCCATTAA
- a CDS encoding adenylyltransferase/cytidyltransferase family protein, translating to MKKIGYTTGVFDLFHIGHLNVLKRAKLECDYLIVGVTSDELSMSVKNKKPVIPFQERMEIVEAIKFVDEVVPQVNYDKLEAWNNLKFDRMFVGDDWKGTDKWNQIEKEFAELGVEIMYFSYTSHTSSTLLREVLSKI from the coding sequence ATGAAGAAGATCGGCTATACCACAGGCGTTTTTGACTTGTTCCATATTGGTCATTTAAACGTGCTCAAGCGTGCAAAGTTAGAATGTGACTACCTTATTGTTGGCGTGACAAGTGATGAATTATCCATGTCAGTGAAAAACAAAAAACCTGTTATTCCGTTTCAGGAAAGAATGGAAATTGTTGAAGCAATCAAATTTGTCGATGAAGTTGTTCCGCAAGTCAATTATGACAAATTAGAAGCTTGGAATAATCTTAAGTTTGATCGTATGTTTGTCGGCGATGACTGGAAAGGCACTGACAAGTGGAATCAAATTGAAAAAGAGTTTGCTGAATTGGGTGTGGAAATTATGTATTTCTCTTATACCTCACATACCTCAAGCACTTTGCTTCGTGAAGTATTAAGCAAAATATAG
- a CDS encoding CDP-glycerol glycerophosphotransferase family protein → MRYLFFVTLSYSFSVLRPIEQAIKRRGGTVAWFIPNGSEAESYILPTDTRLDDIAQVMQFSADATLVPGNFVPDFFPGVKVQVFHGFDSGKKGKFSIRGLFDLYCTQGPNMTHGFNAINDGTCDIVETGWSKLDPLFSPHPDVKLYQSDKPVILYAPTFSPKLTSTEALFPFIKKLITSKDWQWIVKLHPKATSEEIAMYKSLSSEKLRFVETGDIIPLLQAADVVLSDTSSIISEFAIQEKIVVAFKNRRPQEWMLNFDDASELGDVLEKALGRSDDLLDKIRNYCESIHPYKDGLSSERVLNAIEALIASELKHLKKKPLNLIRKLKIRKKLKYYRW, encoded by the coding sequence GTACTCTTTTAGCGTACTGCGACCCATTGAGCAAGCTATTAAACGTCGTGGTGGAACAGTTGCTTGGTTTATTCCTAACGGTTCTGAAGCGGAAAGTTACATATTGCCCACGGATACTCGTCTTGACGACATTGCTCAGGTAATGCAATTTTCCGCAGATGCGACTTTAGTGCCGGGTAACTTCGTTCCTGATTTTTTCCCTGGTGTGAAAGTTCAAGTTTTTCATGGTTTCGATTCAGGTAAAAAAGGTAAATTCTCCATTAGGGGCTTGTTCGATCTATATTGCACTCAAGGCCCTAATATGACTCATGGGTTTAATGCAATTAATGATGGGACCTGTGATATTGTTGAAACAGGTTGGTCTAAATTAGACCCATTATTTTCCCCTCACCCTGATGTGAAACTGTATCAATCTGATAAGCCAGTGATTTTATATGCGCCCACGTTTTCACCGAAGCTAACCAGTACTGAGGCGCTTTTTCCGTTTATTAAAAAATTGATTACCAGTAAAGATTGGCAGTGGATTGTCAAATTGCATCCAAAGGCGACTTCAGAAGAAATTGCCATGTATAAAAGCCTTTCTAGTGAGAAGCTGCGCTTTGTGGAGACTGGGGACATCATTCCATTGTTGCAAGCTGCAGATGTTGTGCTCTCCGATACGTCATCAATTATTTCCGAATTTGCGATACAGGAAAAAATAGTGGTTGCTTTTAAAAATCGACGACCACAAGAATGGATGTTGAACTTTGATGACGCATCAGAGTTAGGTGATGTGTTAGAAAAGGCGCTTGGAAGAAGTGATGATTTGTTGGATAAAATTCGCAATTATTGTGAATCTATCCATCCTTATAAAGATGGTCTTTCAAGCGAAAGGGTGCTTAATGCCATCGAGGCTTTGATTGCATCAGAGCTTAAGCATTTGAAAAAAAAGCCATTGAATTTAATTAGAAAATTAAAAATTAGAAAAAAATTAAAATACTATCGCTGGTAG